The following coding sequences lie in one Trichoderma breve strain T069 chromosome 1, whole genome shotgun sequence genomic window:
- a CDS encoding hsp20/alpha crystallin family domain-containing protein — translation MAFFPRTFYHPTEASFTPLFRLLDDFDSYSRQSGKSCNVRRQQVPQWQPKFDVRETTEAYELHGELPGIGKENVHIEFSDAQTLVVRGKTERTYTAGTSPAASVENTPSTETITEKAESERRNSHQATVEDEDEASERESGYEVVTTEEEKKPETKTPQQPADRAKYWLTERSIGEFSRSFHFPGLVEHDAVSASFQDGILSITVPKAKKHEAHRIFIQ, via the coding sequence ATGGCTTTCTTCCCTCGCACCTTCTACCACCCCACCGAGGCCTCTTTCACGCCTCTCTTCCGCCTCCTTGACGACTTTGACAGCTACAGCCGACAGAGTGGCAAAAGCTGCAATGTCCGCCGCCAGCAAGTTCCCCAGTGGCAGCCCAAGTTTGACGTGCGCGAGACCACCGAGGCCTACGAGCTCCACGGCGAGCTTCCCGGCATAGGCAAGGAGAACGTCCACATCGAATTCTCCGACGCCCAGACCTTGGTTGTCCGAGGCAAGACTGAGCGCACATACACTGCCGGCACATCACCCGCTGCTTCCGTCGAAAACACTCCTTCTACAGAGACTATCACTGAGAAGGCTGAGTCTGAACGCAGAAACTCGCACCAGGCGACTgttgaggacgaagacgaggccagCGAGCGCGAGTCAGGCTATGAAGTCGTGACcaccgaggaagagaagaagcccgagacCAAGACTCCCCAGCAGCCCGCCGACAGGGCCAAATACTGGCTCACCGAGCGCAGCATTGGCGAGTTCTCGCGCAGCTTCCACTTCCCTGGTCTGGTTGAGCACGATGCTGTCAGTGCTAGCTTCCAGGACGGCATTCTGAGCATCACCGTCCCCAAGGCGAAGAAGCACGAGGCCCAtcgcatcttcatccagtaa
- a CDS encoding rad51 domain-containing protein encodes MSEEYDEENQMGDEGGMTGPGAPTPLSALEGVAGLTKRDIQLIVDGGFNTVESVAYTPRRVLEQIKGISEQKATKILAEASKLVPMGFTTATEMHQRRSELISITTGSKNLDTLLAGGIETGSVTELFGEFRTGKSQICHTLAVTCQLPFDMGGGEGKCLYIDTEGTFRPVRLLAVANRFGLSGEEVLDNVAYARAYNSDHQLQLLNQAAAMMCETRFSLLIVDSATSLYRTDFTGRGELSNRQTHLAKFMRTLQRLADEFGIAVVITNQVVAQVDGGPSAMFNPDPKKPIGGNIIAHASTTRISLKKGRGETRIAKIYDSPCLPESDTLFAIQEDGIGDPAPKDLDKEKD; translated from the exons ATGAGTGAAGAATACGACGAGGAGAACCAGATGGGCGATGAGGGTGGCATGACTGGACCTGGTGCGCCCACGCCACTGTCTGCTTTAGAG GGAGTTGCTGGATTGACAAAGCGTGATATCCAACTCATTGTTGATGGCGGATTTAACACGGTCGAGTCGGTGGCTTATACCCCGCGCAGGGTCTTGGAGCAGATCAAGGGCATCTCAGAGCAGAAGGCGACCAAGATTTTGGCTGAGG CGTCGAAACTTGTGCCCATGGGGTTTACAACGGCCACTGAAATGCATCAGCGACGCAGTGAACTCATCTCTATCACAACCGGGTCTAAAAATCTGGATACGCTGTTAGCGGGAGGTATCGAGACTGGGTCCGTTACTGAGCTGTTCGGAGAGTTCAGAACAGGAAAAAGCCAGATCTGTCACACTCTCGCTGTGACCTGCCAGCTGCCTTTCGACATGGGTGGTGGCGAAGGCAAATGTCTGTACATTGATACTGAGGGCACCTTTCGACCTGTACGATTGCTGGCCGTTGCCAACCGATTTGGTTTGTCGGGAGAAGAAGTATTAGACAATGTTGCATATGCGAGAGCATACAATTCAGatcaccagcttcagctgctgaaTCAGGCAGCGGCCATGATGTGCGAGACGAGATTTTCTCTACTCATCGTCGACAGTGCTACTTCACTCTATCGAACAGACTTTACTGGACGAGGCGAACTTTCGAACCGTCAGACGCATCTGGCCAAATTCATGAGGACCTTGCAACGACTTGCTGATGAATTCGGCATTGCGGTGGTCATCACCAACCAAGTTGTTGCTCAGGTAGATGGTGGACCCAGCGCCATGTTCAATCCTGATCCGAAGAAGCCTATTGGTGGTAATATCATTGCCCATGCCAGTACAACGCGAATCAGTTTGAAGAAGGGACGTGGTGAGACTCGAATTGCCAAGATTTACGACAGTCCTTGTCTGCCAGAGAGTGACACGCTCTTTGCCATTCAAGAGGACGGTATTGGCGATCCTGCGCCAAAGGAtttggacaaggagaaggattAA
- a CDS encoding nucleoporin domain-containing protein → MDSGEIQYLFKETRLNLEPPSPSSVVTIRVPSGSGSRGRPKLSYDAEDETTFRLKNLATAASIYRRKWHDSPKNFLWRVLEEGTLLSIRAVDVSKKDKAADASLIINFHFTVPIQTGCVVFSDPEEHDALCVHVLDQACYLYTFTLRPDLFKRRGAVDAGLPDICKVQSPAGLSFKYPHRMVAVSANTLLVTVNDGGMIRFDKQKGDDASTTLWKESFFNVQGWAQNLRSLLPFQGKNTIKYGKANMEYSTATSIEITDFGLENCLFAVTVCLDHRIRVWNANDGQILQTIDMLNVERAPQDIGKWQIDPAQFNLTRVVGQTRGQRICATYSPIGPGEFKIWKMVAKDAHHVVIEELFSKCTLIPITPSSSDIWTLADFALTSTEKGNSLWTLWKNNMTYRVQRLVLDPENMAQSWEDSWDGVYFEPRSLDVQTSGPCDPTDVTEKWLQMILQPGRFTKATLEAALAIYERGLGAPKENNKGRPLAESICSVLGSTASLDRASSGEMDYEQFRSSSETQWRRFYRLLNELDKQRGEAIGMVFDADADMVWVVCADLISSVRECSHLERVYHNLPTPDQGSVPQAALIGAGLTLVEGFPDSLMQLCNAALRPELFGESTKTDLERIQYFSDKAGFWRGITDEDAQQVVDTLDTNFAAVTNDLYRKVLGLLVTPLDDKTRNPNHPLTEFGRKLVMTAAQENISLQWKVCFSQLILLVHMEFEFDNEEDALHHRIDVGTVFRQLIATLRRLELLKWLSQTELAIPLPEHSLSSLTKRGEDVQVVTALEANVGHLLGLQGLADEPLAISITDLVTNLCSPNGDIEVSPSLIQCSLIKRDRADLALDLEPFCDQNPFSIYIHGRVLLALKDYESASINFKKAAVGMGSETVELERHSSGLLDDTEWNLLNSGMAQYYSHIVALFEKQRAYSYVVEFARLSVQFTGSKPENASIKTDMLSRLFNAALATSQFELAHTTLLSMKDEALRHYNLRKLVDKMCETYHNSELVTLPFPGMQQEVDDILALRCKTIMDVMHAFPYHQVLYSWRIKHNNYRGAASVILDKIQKLRLAGEGDQITGEDVLDTPVTKQYLLLINALSCVDAKQAWIFDEGVPEGEKEAKRKVVTLADIRKQYQDELDRIAAIQNNQFGFEAGDIMDIA, encoded by the exons ATGGATTCGGGTGAGATTCAGTATCTCTTCAAAGAGACCCGCTTGAACCTCGAACCTCCCTCCCCGTCCTCTGTCGTGACCATTCGAGTGCCGTCCGGCTCTGGCAGCAGAGGCCGCCCCAAGCTGTCGTACGATGCCGAGGACGAGACGACTTTCCGACTGAAGAAtttggcgacggcggcgtCGATATACCGTCGGAAATGGCACGATTCGCCGAAGAATTTCCTGTGGAgggtgctggaggagggtACGCTGCTGAGCATCCGGGCCGTGGACGTTagcaagaaggacaaggcgGCTGATGCGTCTCTGATTATCAACTTTCATTTCACGGTGCCGATTCAGACAGGTTGCGTTGTGTTTTCGGATCCGGAAGAGCACGATGCGTTGTGTGTGCATGTGCTGGACCAGGCCTGCTACCTATACACGTTTACTCTGCGACCGGATCTTTTCAAGAGGAGAGGCGCCGTGGATGCTGGATTGCCTGATATCTGCAAGGTGCAGTCTCCGGCTGGCCTCAGCTTCAAGTATCCTCACCGAATGGTGGCTGTGTCGGCGAATACGCTTCTTGTTACGGTCAACGATGGCGGCATGATTCGGTTTGACAAGCAAAAGGGAGATGACG CATCTACTACGCTATGGAAAGAATCCTTCTTCAATGTCCAAGGATGGGCACAGAATCTACGAAGTCTCTTGCCGTTCCAGGGCAAGAATACGATCAAGTACGGAAAAGCCAACATGGAATACAGCACTGCGACATCCATTGAGATTACCGACTTTGGGCTCGAGAACTGTCTGTTTGCCGTCACCGTTTGCCTCGACCACCGTATCCGTGTCTGGAATGCCAATGACGGCCAGATTCTGCAGACAATCGACATGTTGAACGTTGAGAGGGCTCCCCAAGATATCGGCAAGTGGCAAATCGATCCAGCACAATTCAATCTTACCCGGGTTGTTGGCCAAACTCGGGGCCAGAGAATCTGTGCTACTTATTCTCCTATTGGTCCTGGAGAGTTCAAGATCTGGAAGATGGTTGCCAAGGATGCTCATCACGTGGTCATTGAAGAACTCTTTTCTAAATGCACATTAATCCCAATcactccatcatcttcagatATTTGGACGCTCGCAGATTTCGCGTTGACTTCAACAGAGAAAGGCAATAGCCTATGGACGTTATGGAAAAACAACATGACGTACCGGGTGCAGCGTCTGGTGCTGGATCCAGAGAATATGGCGCAGTCATGGGAGGATAGCTGGGACGGTGTGTATTTCGAGCCACGAAGTCTCGATGTACAAACCTCTGGCCCCTGTGACCCTACCGATGTCACGGAGAAATGGCTACAGATGATTTTGCAACCGGGGAGATTCACCAAGGCGACGTTGGAAGCGGCGCTGGCCATATATGAGCGCGGATTAGGTGCTCCAAAGGAGAATAACAAGGGTCGCCCATTGGCCGAGTCCATCTGCTCAGTCTTGGGCTCAACTGCCTCTCTGGATCGCGCGTCATCGGGCGAGATGGATTATGAACAGTTCCGATCGTCAAGCGAGACACAGTGGAGGAGATTCTACCGGTTGCTGAACGAGCTTGATAAACAGCGAGGGGAAGCCATCGGCATGGTATTTGACGCCGATGCCGACATGGTTTGGGTGGTTTGTGCGGATCTCATCTCTTCCGTTCGAGAATGCAGTCATTTGGAGCGAGTCTACCACAACTTACCTACGCCGGATCAAGGGTCTGTGCCACAAGCAGCTCTAATCGGCGCCGGACTGACGCTTGTGGAAGGGTTCCCGGATAGTCTGATGCAACTTTGCAATGCTGCATTACGGCCTGAGCTGTTTGGAGAGTCTACTAAGACAGACCTCGAGCGGATACAATATTTCTCAGACAAAGCTGGCTTTTGGAGAGGCATAACAGATGAGGATGCTCAGCAGGTAGTTGATACGCTGGACACCAATTTTGCAGCTGTGACAAATGATCTCTACCGAAAAGTACTGGGTCTCCTCGTCACCCCGCTAGATGATAAGACCCGAAACCCTAACCACCCCCTGACGGAGTTTGGTAGGAAGCTTGTCATGACGGCGGCCCAAGAGAACATATCTCTCCAGTGGAAAGTATGCTTCAGTCAGCTCATCCTCCTAGTCCACATGGAGTTTGAGTTTGacaatgaagaagacgccCTCCACCACAGGATAGACGTCGGAACCGTCTTCCGGCAGCTCATTGCGACATTGAGgaggctggagcttctcaagTGGCTATCACAGACCGAACTGGCCATTCCGCTACCTGAGCACAGCTTATCCTCTCTGACAAAGAGGGGAGAAGACGTCCAAGTGGTGACTGCCTTGGAGGCCAATGTAGGCCATTTACTGGGCTTGCAGGGGCTGGCGGACGAACCACTTGCCATTAGCATCACTGATCTCGTTACCAATCTCTGCTCTCCTAATGGAGATATCGAGGTATCCCCATCACTCATCCAGTGTTCCCTCATCAAGCGTGACAGAGCAGATCTGGCACTGGATCTTGAGCCCTTTTGCGACCAAAATCCCTTTTCGATCTACATTCACGGCAGGGTTTTGCTGGCGCTGAAGGACTATGAGTCGGCATCTATCAACTTCAAGAAGGCAGCTGTCGGAATGG GAAGCGAAACAGTTGAGCTTGAGCGCCATAGCAGTGGTCTGCTTGACGATACAGAGTGGAATCTGTTAAACAGCGGAATGGCTCAGTACTACTCACACATTGTCGCCCTGTTTGAAAAGCAGAGAGCGTACTCATATGTGGTTGAGTTTGCTCGGCTATCTGTCCAGTTCACTGGGTCCAAGCCGGAGAATGCTAGCATTAAGACTGACATGCTGAGCCGCCTTTTCAACGCGGCGCTGGCCACATCCCAGTTCGAGCTGGCCCACACAACACTGCTGTCGATGAAGGATGAAGCCTTGAGGCATTACAACCTGCGGAAACTCGTGGATAAGATGTGCGAGACGTATCACAACTCTGAGCTAGTGACATTACCTTTCCCTGGAATGCAGCAGGAGGTCGATGACATCCTCGCGCTAAGATGCAAGACCATCATGGACGTCATGCATGCGTTCCCATACCACCAGGTCCTGTACTCGTGGAGGATCAAGCACAACAACTACCGGGGCGCGGCGTCCGTCATCCTCGACAAGATCCAAAAGCTGAGACTGGCTGGGGAGGGAGATCAGATTACGGGAGAAGACGTGCTCGACACGCCCGTCACGAAGCAGTACCTGCTGCTCATCAACGCGCTCAGCTGTGTGGATGCCAAGCAGGCGTGGATCTTCGATGAAGGTGTTCCTgagggggagaaggaggcgaagagaaagGTTGTTACGCTGGCGGATATCAGGAAGCAGTACCAGGATGAGCTGGATCGGATTGCCGCGATCCAGAATAATCAGTTTGGATTCGAGGCGGGCGATATAATGGATATTGCGTGA
- a CDS encoding vacuolar protein sorting-associated protein 26 domain-containing protein, with the protein MSIFFSTPVDIDIVLDDPDDRTMVDVKLDKNRREKAPLYMDGESVKGAVTVRPKDGKRLEHTGIKVQFIGTIEMFFDRGNHYEFLSLNQELAAPGELQHPQTFDFNFKNVEKQYESYNGINVKLRYFVRVTVSRRMADVIREKDIWVYSYRIPPEMNSSIKMDVGIEDCLHIEFEYSKSKYHLKDVIVGRIYFLLVRLKIKHMELSIIRRETTGAAPNQYNESETLVRFEIMDGSPSRGETIPIRLFLGGFDLTPTFRDVNKKFSTRYYLSLVLIDEDARRYFKQSEIILYRQAPDAAPAIAGIQSVPPPPENKIAAVQA; encoded by the exons atgtccatcttcttctcaacccCCGTCGACATCGACATCGTCCTCGACGATCCAGATGACCGCACCATGGTCGACGTCAAGCTCGACAAGAACCGCCGCGAAAAGGCGCCCTTGTACATGGACGGCGAGTCCGTCAAGGGCGCCGTCACGGTACGGCCCAAGGACGGCAAACGCCTCGAGCACACGGGCATCAAGGTCCAGTTCATCGGCACGATAG AAATGTTCTTTGACCGCGGCAACCACTACGAGTTCCTCTCGCTCAACCAGGAGCTCGCCGCGCCGGGGGAGCTGCAGCACCCGCAGACGTTCGACTTCAACTTCAAAAACGTCGAGAAGCAGTACGAGTCGTACAACGGCATCAACGTCAAGCTGCGCTACTTTGTCCGCGTCACCGTCTCGCGCCGCATGGCCGACGTGATCCGCGAAAAGGACATTTGGGTCTACAGCTACCGCATCCCCCCGGAgatgaacagcagcatcaagatgGACGTCGGCATTGAGGACTGCCTCCACATCGAGTTTGAGTATAGCAAGAGCAAGTACCACCTTAAGGACGTAATCGTCGGCCGCATCTACTTTTTACTCGTCCGGCTCAAGATCAAGCACATGGAGCTTTCCATCATCAGGAGAGAGACGACGGGCGCCGCGCCCAACCAGTACAACGAGAGCGAGACGCTGGTGCGCTTCGAGATTATGGACGGCTCCCCCTCAAGAGGCGAGACCATTCCCATCCGACTCTTCCTCGGCGGCTTTGACCTGACGCCCACCTTCCGTGACGTGAATAAGAAGTTCTCTACGCGGTACTATCTCAGTCTCGTTCTCATTGACGAAG ACGCCCGACGGTACTTTAAGCAGTCGGAAATCATCCTCTACCGCCAAGCCCCCGACGCCGCTCCCGCCATAGCAGGAATCCAGAGCGTACCTCCTCCCCCCGAGAACAAAATCGCCGCTGTCCAGGCATGA
- a CDS encoding ribosomal protein l6 domain-containing protein has protein sequence MRYIHSQEILEIPEGVKVNIKTRIVTVEGPRGKLTKNLGHLAVNFGHPKKNTISIEIHHGNRKNVATLRTVRSIIENLITGVTKGFKYKMRYVYAHFPINVNLDKNKETGLFEVEIRNFIGEKIVRRVTMHEGVDVEISKAQKDELILTGNSLENVSQSAADIQQICRVRNKDIRKFLDGLYVSEKGNVVEEA, from the exons ATGAGGTACATTCACTCTCAGGAGATCCTGGAAATTCCAGAGGGCG TCAAGGTCAACATCAAGACCCGTATCGTCACCGTTGAGGGTCCCCGAG GCAAGCTCACCAAGAACCTCGGTCACTTGGCTGTCAACTTCGGCCACCCCAAGAAGaacaccatctccatcgagaTCCACCACGGCAACCGTAAGAATGTCGCCACTCTCCGAACCGTCCGCTCCATCATCGAGAACTTGATCACCGGTGTCACCAAGGGATTCAAGTACAAGATGCGCTACGTCTACGCCCATTTCCCCATCAACGTCAACCtggacaagaacaaggagacCGGTCTGTTCGAGGTCGAGATCCGAAACTTCATCGGCGAGAAGATCGTCCGACGGGTTACCATGCACGAGGGTGTCGATGTTGAGATCTCCAAGGCCCAGAAGGATGAGCTTATCCTGACCGGCAACTCACTCGAGAACGTTTCCCAGAGCGCCGCAGATATCCAGCAGATCTGCCGGGTGCGCAACAAGGATATCCGAAAG TTCTTGGACGGTCTGTACGTTTCCGAGAAGGGCAACGTTGTTGAGGAGGCTTAA
- a CDS encoding v-ATPase subunit H domain-containing protein, whose product MSLDGPTYLASLQNNIRHRPIPWDGAVRAGSLTEEQLAKIRAVDKAKRPEQRKEIVSADLDGYRLLFVGGNGSPSVLEKAGKNTSLVQYILVLLADLLDAVPSLAKALLKSPEPYQHFLPLFRAHSNEDPIPLLTAHALSNLMALAQDDSKATVQALPLIFTYLSGLAQSSDAGLQDFAVQEYSSLLFGHVSREHFWKQRSDTVTPLVNILRAAAGVGNGGDSSASLWSGTASTRTFEGSLNGGVGLQLLYHVLMVLWQMSFESEQIGDELNDEYDIILLYTHLLRLSPKEKTTRLILATLYNLLEKNQRTLLPTAVLARLPALLENLSGRHLADPDLLEDLQSLKELLEEYTKTKTTFDEYLAEVHSGHLRWSPPHRNTIFWAENARKILEYQNGEVPRKLAEIMQKPWDNDKQVLAIACNDIGCLVKEVPEKRSQLEKIGLKRRIMELMASDDENVRWESLRALGGWLKYSFEDN is encoded by the exons atgtctctcGATGGGCCAACCTACCTGGCCTCTCTGCAAAACAACATCCGCCACCGTCCGATCCCCTGGGATGGAGCCGTTAGAGCAGGCAGCCTCACCGAGGAGCAGCTCGCAAAGATCCGCGCCGTCGACAAAGCTAAAAGGCCCGAGCAGAGGAAGGAGATTGTGAGCGCAGACCTCGACGGATATCGGCTGCTGTTTGTtggcggcaacggcagccCCAGCGTCTTGGAAAAGGCAGGAAAGAATACCAGCCTCGTCCAGTACAtcttggtgctgctggctgaTTTGCTTGATG CTGTGCCATCCCTCGCCAAGGCTCTCCTCAAGTCCCCTGAGCCATACCAGCACTTTTTGCCGCTATTCCGCGCTCACTCCAACGAGGATCCCATCCCGCTCCTGACCGCACACGCCTTGTCGAATCTTATGGCTCTGGCGCAAGATGATTCTAAAGCTACCGTCCAAGCCCTgcccctcatcttcacctaCCTGTCCGGCCTGGCTCAGAGCTCCGATGCTGGCTTACAGGATTTTGCCGTGCAGGAGTACTCATCCTTGCTGTTTGGACATGTCTCTCGAGAACACTTTTGGAAGCAGCGCAGCGACACCGTTACGCCCTTGGTCAACATTCTtcgagcagctgctggtgtAGGCAACGGTGGCGACTCATCCGCTAGTCTCTGGAGCGGCACTGCGAGCACGCGCACTTTTGAGGGTTCTCTGAATGGAGGCGTTGGTTTACAGCTACTGTACCATGTTCTCATGGTCTTGTGGCAGATGAGCTTTGAGTCAGAACAAATCGGAGATGAGCTAAACGA CGAATACGACATTATCCTTTTGTACACTCACCTTCTTCGACTCTCACCCAAAGAGAAGACGACCCGACTGATCCTGGCCACTCTTTACAACCTGCTAGAGAAGAACCAGAGAACGCTTCTACCTACTGCTGTGCTCGCCCGTCTCCCCGCATTGCTAGAAAATCTCAGTGGTCGCCATCTTGCCGATCCTGACTTGCTGGAAGACCTGCAAAGCCTCAAGGAACTGCTGGAAGAATATACCAAGACGAAAACTACGTTTGACGAGTACCTGGCTGAAGTCCACTCAGGTCACCTCCGCTGGTCGCCCCCACACCGCAACACCATCTTCTGGGCAGAGAACGCACGGAAGATCCTTGAGTATCAAAACGGCGAAGTGCCTCGCAAGCTGGCCGAGATTATGCAGAAGCCCTGGGACAATGACAAGCAGGTCTTGGCTATTGCATGCAACGACATTGGATGCCTAGTCAAAGAGGTTCCTGAGAAGCGATCACAACTCGAGAAGATTGGCTTGAAGAGACGGATTATGGAGCTCATGGCATCCGACGACGAAAATGTTCGATGGGAGAGTCTGCGTGCCCTGGGAGGCTGGCTCAAGTACAGCTTTGAGGACAATTAG
- a CDS encoding aminomethyltransferase folate-binding domain-containing protein has translation MMKSFTRIARASPRVKASASLSAAGRLSTAGSIRCASNASNGEPLKKTPLYDFHVANGAKMVPFAGYHMPVQYSSLSLADSHHFTRNHASLFDVSHMVQHIFKGPAAAAFLEKVTPSSWSNVAPMSGKLTTFLWPGTGGIVDDTIVTRIGEDEFYVVTNGACLDKDTKYIDEELGKFGGDVQWTRLDGSGLVALQGPQAAEILSEVLATDINLKEFYFGNTVQAELKLADGGKTHPVLISRGGYTGEDGFEISFNGKLYPALESTVKAVESLIKTAGPERLQMAGLGARDSLRLEAGMCLYGHDLDDTTTPVEAGLSWIISPERRKAGGFHGAEIILPQLTPKSKGGSGVERRRVGFVVQGAPAREGAEIQKDGQTIGTITSGVPSPTLGKNIAMGYIKDGQHKAGTEVDVVVRGRKRQAVVTKMPFTPAKYWKAPA, from the coding sequence atgatgaagagcttcaCCAGAATTGCTCGGGCATCGCCCCGCGTTAAGGCTTCGGCCTCACTCTCTGCTGCCGGCCGCCTGTCCACTGCAGGAAGCATCCGATGCGCCTCCAATGCCTCCAACGGAGAGCCGCTCAAGAAGACGCCGCTGTACGACTTCCACGTAGCCAATGGCGCCAAGATGGTGCCCTTTGCGGGCTACCACATGCCCGTCCAGTACTCGTCCCTGTCTCTGGCGGACTCTCACCACTTCACACGGAACCACGCATCGCTGTTCGATGTCAGCCACATGGTTCAGCACATCTTCAAGGGTCCTGCCGCGGCGGCGTTTCTGGAAAAGGTTACGCCTTCGTCGTGGAGCAATGTTGCGCCTATGAGTGGCAAGCTGACGACTTTCCTGTGGCCTGGTACTGGAGGCATTGTCGATGATACTATTGTTACGAGGATTGGCGAGGATGAGTTTTATGTGGTGACTAATGGAGCGTGTCTTGATAAGGACACCAAGTACATTGATGAGGAGCTGGGCAAGTTTGGTGGCGACGTCCAGTGGACGAGGCTGGATGGGTCGGGACTGGTTGCCCTGCAGGGCCCTCAGGCTGCTGAGATTCTGAGCGAGGTCCTCGCCACTGATATCAACCTTAAGGAGTTTTACTTTGGCAACACTGTCCAGGCTGAGCTCAAGCTTGCTGATGGCGGCAAGACTCACCCTGTCTTGATTAGCCGTGGTGGCTACACCGGAGAGGATGGCTTCGAAATCTCCTTCAACGGCAAGCTGTATCCTGCTCTGGAGAGCACCGTCAAGGCTGTTGAGTCTCTTATCAAGACTGCTGGTCCCGAGCGTCTCCAGATGGCCGGTCTCGGAGCCCGTGATTCTCTTCGTCTGGAGGCTGGTATGTGCCTTTACGGCCACGATCTGGACGACACCACCACCCCCGTCGAAGCTGGTCTCAGCTGGATCATCTCCCCCGAGCGTCGCAAGGCAGGTGGCTTCCACGGCGCCGAGATCATTCTCCCTCAGCTCACACCAAAGTCCAAGGGCGGCTCCGGCGTCGAGAGACGTCGTGTCGGCTTCGTCGTCCAGGGCGCTCCTGCTCGCGAGGGCGCGGAGATTCAGAAGGATGGCCAGACCATTGGCACAATCACCAGCGGTGTTCCCAGCCCGACGCTCGGAAAGAACATTGCCATGGGATACATCAAGGATGGACAGCACAAGGCTGGCACCGAGGTGGATGTCGTTGTCCGTGGCCGCAAGAGGCAGGCTGTCGTGACGAAGATGCCGTTTACCCCTGCCAAGTACTGGAAGGCTCCCGCTTAA
- a CDS encoding prion-inhibition and propagation domain-containing protein, protein MEAVGTATILRFIHQCFSHIKQARGFEDGFEIYQLQLETLLSHCASVSRIIHNTSELGNLIADTRDPSDNRSEDHEPTVETLSAIQQTLRKAKRDAAKIQADCFATNDPPLQDLNADDHAPVRPWMTAFLDRRKIQAAKTIEGVKWALYKKEMRSRFIEEIFILILQLERQIYSESLAIEDAGLMYLQNEPVALV, encoded by the coding sequence ATGGAAGCTGTGGGAACAGCCACCATCCTTCGTTTCATACACCAATGTTTCAGTCACATCAAGCAAGCCCGTGGCTTTGAAGACGGGTTCGAGATCTATCAGCTACAACTCGAAACACTCCTCTCTCATTGTGCCTCTGTTTCAAGAATTATTCACAATACCAGTGAGTTGGGCAATCTGATCGCAGATACAAGAGATCCCTCAGATAACAGATCGGAAGACCACGAGCCAACAGTCGAGACTCTCTCTGCCATTCAACAAACTCTGCGTAAAGCCAAGCGTGACGCCGCAAAGATCCAAGCTGATTGCTTCGCAACGAATGATCCCCCGCTGCAAGACCTTAATGCAGATGACCACGCACCAGTACGACCTTGGATGACGGCCTTTCTCGACAGGCGAAAGATCCAAGCAGCGAAAACAATTGAAGGAGTTAAATGGGCTTtatacaaaaaagaaatgcgCAGCAGATTTATCGAAGAAATATTTATCCTGATTCTACAGCTCGAGCGCCAAATTTACTCGGAAAGTCTTGCGATCGAAGATGCTGGGTTGATGTACCTACAAAACGAGCCCGTGGCTCTGGTGTGA